Within Ischnura elegans chromosome 6, ioIscEleg1.1, whole genome shotgun sequence, the genomic segment GACCTTCGCCAACTTGCATCCAAAGGTGATAAAACGAACTATTAATCTCGAAGCCTTTAACTAATTCATTGGCATTAATTTCGTGAAATCGCCTCGAATATATGTGTACAAAGGATTTGACTTACTATGAAAGCAAATTTAATTAATCTTTCGACGTACAATAGCTGTCGCGTATCGGCCCGTTTCCGGGAAAAACGAAATCTATATCCCGCACGATACCTCCCGAACATTATCTTCTTTTTCTAGCGATCGAACTTCTACGTTTCAATCCTAATGGAAAAATAGTTAGCGATATTATAACGTGTATTAGCGTAAAGAAAACGCCAGGAAGTAAACTTCGGCGCAAGGCAAGGAAAAACGGGATAGGAATCATTACCTCACTGCGACCACAAAGGCGAAGTTAGCAATGGACGGTGGTAACTGTTCTTTACACAACACGAAAAAACAACGTGTTAAGAAGCATCTCCGCGTAAAAGAACAAATTGTAAGTGGCCAAATTCATGAATGATACAAAATATGCGTGCGGCTTTAGTGAATTGAGGTCACGAACAAGACGATACAAGAGAATTATTAAATTATCTTTGTAACGCATAAACTcagaaaatatcattaattttaaaagatatgGCAATACAAAATTGGGTAGGTATTACTCAAGATATAATTTGAGACAAAAAGGATGATAgacggaattattttatttaattcattaagacgtcaattgtaaaatataaaagttataaaaagacatgaaaatatgttaaaaattaatggatgacaacgttattttattgaataaaattatttgcaaaatttgttCTTAAAGGTTTTAAAAAGGTATAATAGAGATTGAATACATAAATAGGCTTTAGAAatacaaaaatgtgaaataaaaacaaaacatggTTCGAAATACatcaattgattttaaaaaataaactgaaaatgtcAGTGAGTCAGGTAATAAAATGGTGTTCATGAAGCAATTGTACAACCGGCGTTTTTCGGCCAATCACAAACCTTCAGAGAAGGATTAAATTCAAGGCCAGAGGGACAAGGCATTACAAATGGACGACCGTAGTCGCAAACACAGTATGACGAGCAATCATGGGGATTCGGAAGGAGGGTAGCATTTACGCCATTCGTTGGAGGACAAGTTATATCGACACACAAATTAGAAGAGGGTGGAGGATTAACAGGGTCAGAGCTACATCCTGCGTTGGCTGGCCAGTCGCACACCATCAGCTTAGGGTTGAATTCCAATCCGTCAGGACAACTCATAAAGATGGCATTGCCCCAGTCACAAACGCAGTAGGATCCGCAGTCGTCAGGATTAGGCAAAAGAATGGCATTGCCAGAATTCTCTGCTGGGCACTTTGGCTGAACTTTAGGGCATCCATCATTTCCTGGTTTACTTGTTGGCTTGGGCCCAGAGGTCGGTGGAGGTACAGGGTCTGAGCTACATCCGGCGTTGGCTGGCCAATCGCACACCATCAGCTTAGGGTTGAATTCCAATCCGTCAGGACATCTCATATAGATGGCATTACCCCAGTCACAAACGCAGTAGGATCCGCAGTCGTCAGGATTAGGCAAAAGGGTGGCATTGCCGGAATTCTCTGCTGGACATTTTGGCTGAACTTTAGAGCATCCATTATTTCCTGGTCTACCTGTAGGACCGGTAGGATCTACAGGACGAGGCGTTGGTGGATGTACAGGGTCAGAGCTACATCCGGCGTTGGCTGGCCAGTCGCACACCATCAGCTTAGGATTGAATTCCAATCCGGCAGGGCAACTCATGTAGATGGCATTGCCCCAGTCACAAACGCAGTAGGATCCACAGTCGTCAGGGTTGGGAAGGAGAATGGCGTTCCCGGTATTTTCTGCTGGACACTGTAACTGGACTTTATAGCAGCCATTATCTCCTCCTGTAGGCGGAGGCTTAGTAGGCGTAACAATATCATGGGAGGTTGTTGTTGGAATGTTTGAACTACATCCGGCGTTGGCTGGCCAGTCGCACACCATCAGCTTAGCGTTGAACTCTAATCCGGCAGGACAAGTCATGTAGATGGCTTTTCCCCAGTCGCAAACGCAGTACGATCCACAGTCGTCAGGGTTGGGAAGGAGAATGGCGTTCCCGGTATTCTCTGCTGGACACTTTGACTGGACTTTATAGCAGCCATTATTTCCTGGTGTAGGCTGAGGCTTAGTTGGCGTAAAATTATCATGGGTGGTTGTTTTTGGAGGGTCTGAGCTACATCCGGCGTTAGCTGGCCAATCGCACACCATGAGTTTAGGGTTAAACTCTAATCCTGGAGGACAAGGCATCAAAATTGCATTTCCCCAGTCACATACGCAGTAGGATCCGCAGTCGTCTGGGTTTGGCATTAGGATGTCGTTGCCTGAGTTCTCTGCTGGGCATTTTGATTGGACCTTGTCGCATCCATTGTTACCATGTGGTGGCGTTGGTGGTTTTCTGGTTGTACTTCCGGGTTTCTCTGTTGTACCTTCGCCTGTTGAACTGCAACCTGCGTTCGCTGGCCAATCGCATACATGCAGTTTTGGGTTGAATTCTAGCCCTGCCGGACATGGCATCCAAATGGCATTTCCCCAATCACAAACGCAATAGGATCCACAGTCGCCAGGGTTGGGCAGCAGTGTAGCATTCACTCCATTATTTGCAGGACACTTTGGttttactttttcacaca encodes:
- the LOC124161576 gene encoding chondroitin proteoglycan-2-like codes for the protein MEGMEIKNVIAIIVLSLIVAASGKTARNEATPYQRFCTNANCPNYEHSSSIVANGEDCDSFCICTCDGALYMKCPEGLQYDDRTKSCDWPSVVGCGSTTHSHGPTTTPRPQGLCEKVKPKCPANNGVNATLLPNPGDCGSYCVCDWGNAIWMPCPAGLEFNPKLHVCDWPANAGCSSTGEGTTEKPGSTTRKPPTPPHGNNGCDKVQSKCPAENSGNDILMPNPDDCGSYCVCDWGNAILMPCPPGLEFNPKLMVCDWPANAGCSSDPPKTTTHDNFTPTKPQPTPGNNGCYKVQSKCPAENTGNAILLPNPDDCGSYCVCDWGKAIYMTCPAGLEFNAKLMVCDWPANAGCSSNIPTTTSHDIVTPTKPPPTGGDNGCYKVQLQCPAENTGNAILLPNPDDCGSYCVCDWGNAIYMSCPAGLEFNPKLMVCDWPANAGCSSDPVHPPTPRPVDPTGPTGRPGNNGCSKVQPKCPAENSGNATLLPNPDDCGSYCVCDWGNAIYMRCPDGLEFNPKLMVCDWPANAGCSSDPVPPPTSGPKPTSKPGNDGCPKVQPKCPAENSGNAILLPNPDDCGSYCVCDWGNAIFMSCPDGLEFNPKLMVCDWPANAGCSSDPVNPPPSSNLCVDITCPPTNGVNATLLPNPHDCSSYCVCDYGRPFVMPCPSGLEFNPSLKVCDWPKNAGCTIAS